From the Hymenobacter yonginensis genome, one window contains:
- a CDS encoding FAD-binding oxidoreductase → MDFNSLTPELLVAFEAIVGPQHVLTAQRAEAAATADTYADYGRDHTEDLHFAPDVVLRPANAEEISQIVRLCHQHRIPVTPRGAGTGLSGGALPIHHGVVLSTERLNQIIQIDERNLQATVEPGVVNEAFQQAVQAVGLFYPPDPASKGSCFLGGNLAHSSGGPKAVKYGTTRDYVLNLQVVLPTGDIIWTAANTLKNSTGYNLTQLMVGSEGTLGIITKVVFRLLPYPKHNILMLVPFRQVTQAAEAVSAVFRAGIIPSGMEFMEREAIAWSSEYLKIPLTLPDDIAAHLLIELDGQDLDELYKEAEQVYGVLENYDVDEILLADNATQKDELWRIRRNIGNSVRYNSVYKEEDTVVPRAELPTLLSGVKEIGARYGFKSVCYGHAGDGNLHVNIIRGDLDDEMWNVGLRQPITEIFELCVKLGGTISGEHGIGLVQKGYIGIALPDTNLELMRGIKRVFDPHGILNPGKIF, encoded by the coding sequence ATGGATTTCAACTCCCTCACCCCCGAGCTGCTCGTCGCCTTCGAGGCCATCGTGGGCCCGCAGCACGTGCTCACGGCCCAGCGCGCCGAAGCTGCCGCCACCGCCGACACCTACGCCGACTACGGCCGCGACCATACCGAGGACCTGCACTTCGCCCCCGACGTGGTGCTGCGCCCCGCTAACGCCGAAGAAATCAGTCAGATTGTGCGCCTCTGCCACCAGCACCGGATTCCGGTGACGCCGCGCGGCGCCGGCACGGGCCTGAGCGGGGGCGCGCTGCCCATCCACCACGGCGTGGTGCTGAGCACCGAGCGCCTCAACCAGATCATCCAGATTGATGAGCGCAACCTGCAGGCGACCGTGGAGCCGGGCGTGGTGAATGAGGCGTTTCAGCAAGCGGTGCAAGCCGTGGGGCTGTTCTATCCGCCCGACCCGGCCAGCAAGGGCAGCTGCTTTCTGGGCGGCAACCTGGCCCACAGCAGCGGCGGCCCCAAAGCCGTAAAATACGGCACCACCCGCGACTACGTGCTGAACCTGCAGGTGGTGCTGCCCACCGGCGACATCATCTGGACTGCTGCCAACACGCTCAAAAATTCCACCGGCTACAACCTCACCCAGCTCATGGTGGGCTCGGAAGGCACGCTGGGCATCATCACCAAAGTGGTGTTCCGCCTCCTCCCCTACCCCAAGCACAACATTCTGATGCTAGTGCCTTTCCGGCAGGTGACGCAGGCGGCCGAGGCCGTATCGGCGGTGTTCCGGGCGGGCATCATCCCGTCGGGTATGGAGTTTATGGAGCGCGAGGCCATTGCCTGGTCGTCGGAGTACCTGAAGATTCCGCTCACGCTGCCCGACGACATTGCGGCCCATCTGCTCATCGAGCTGGACGGGCAGGACCTGGACGAGCTCTATAAGGAGGCCGAGCAGGTATATGGTGTGCTGGAAAACTACGACGTAGACGAAATTCTGCTGGCCGACAACGCCACCCAGAAAGACGAGCTCTGGCGCATCCGGCGCAACATCGGCAACTCGGTGCGTTACAACTCGGTGTATAAGGAGGAAGACACGGTAGTGCCCCGCGCTGAACTGCCCACGCTGCTGAGTGGCGTCAAGGAAATTGGGGCGCGCTACGGCTTCAAGAGCGTCTGCTACGGCCACGCCGGCGACGGCAACCTGCACGTCAACATCATCCGCGGCGACCTGGATGACGAAATGTGGAACGTGGGTCTGCGCCAGCCTATCACCGAAATCTTCGAGCTGTGCGTGAAGCTGGGCGGCACCATCTCCGGCGAGCATGGCATCGGGCTGGTGCAGAAAGGCTACATCGGCATTGCCCTGCCCGACACCAACCTGGAGCTGATGCGCGGCATCAAGCGCGTGTTCGACCCCCACGGCATTCTGAACCCGGGCAAAATCTTCTAA
- a CDS encoding TonB-dependent receptor translates to MKRTFYQSFLLLLLLLISAPAAWSQGTTSSAMNGVITDKGGSGLPGATVIAVHTPTNTQYVAPTNSEGRYNIQNMRVGGPYTLRITFVGYKDANREGIFLTLGQNLRLDINLSEATTELAGVTVTGRENPVINAGRTGAATTVQREQIERLPTISRSFDDFTRLTPQANGQSFGGRNGGYNNITIDGAIFNNSFGLSPTVGGQANAQPISLDAIDQIQVSIAPYDVRQGSFTGAGINAVTRSGTNKFSGSLYGFYRNQDFVGSKVGDFERDFPNFNLKNFGFRAGGPIIKDKLFFFVNAEQEKRIDPPTGNFIANRDGAPAPGSNSTTSAASVRDLDILRNFLRDNYGYDAGAYENYDLRSFSRKATAKIDWNISDQHRFSVKYNYLKSYRDVPPSGSGAIGPANIGRSQSQFGLPFASSYYVINNNLNSVIAELNSTFSTRFANNLTAGYSAFRDFRESLGGGSFPLVDIGTATTRTAAGGGVSAANNYTSFGYEPFTANNVLNSDVYQIGDNFTAFLGKHNVTVGTYNEFYKFTNGFSPNYYGAYTFNGLDDFYAAARTTAAPLGYTRNAAGVPVANTTGTLAFPQRYNLSYSALPDGSFPFAVTKAAQLGLYVQDEWSPLDNLKVTAGIRGDLPIIYSEIARNENAANLTFRNGVKLETDKLPDRKVLLSPRIGFNWDVNNDQKTQVRGGTGIFTGRIPFVWLSNQAGNNGVQFGSFSRSGAQVSAPTALNYFDPNVDAYRPSGAAPNTQYNLAVTARDFKFPQVWRSNLAIDQELPGGIIGTLEALYTRDLNAVYFENVNLPNPVGRANGPDNRPIFYTFGTPNASGLYTGSGLIQNNRIYNGQGGVSPANPIITDAILMKNTSKGYSYTLTGHLQKSFSNGLYASAAYTYTDSRSVNDGGSIAQTNWRDRPVAGDPNDNVLSYSNFLQQHRVIASLSYRREYLEHLGTTISMFFEAAPAGRFSYTYAGDMNGDGSGGAGNDLMYIPRNQSEIVLRDIAIPANQGGGTYTAAQQWTDLNAYIEQDKYLSKRRGEYAERNGAVRPWQNRLDVRLLQDIFTNLGENKNTLQLSVDVFNFGNLLNRNWGTFQTANVSNPLSFAGYDQQGRPNFTYPYLTNPSIVTPASGTTPAVVSPGVPLTKTFRNETGGLGSRWQAQVGVRYIFN, encoded by the coding sequence ATGAAACGCACCTTTTACCAGAGCTTCTTATTGCTGCTGCTGTTGCTGATTTCGGCACCGGCAGCTTGGAGCCAGGGCACTACCTCATCGGCTATGAACGGCGTGATTACGGACAAGGGCGGCTCGGGCCTGCCCGGTGCCACCGTCATTGCCGTGCACACGCCTACCAACACGCAGTACGTAGCCCCCACCAACTCCGAGGGCCGCTACAACATCCAGAACATGCGCGTGGGTGGCCCCTATACGCTGCGCATCACGTTTGTGGGTTACAAGGATGCCAACCGGGAAGGTATTTTCCTGACGCTGGGCCAGAACCTACGCCTCGACATCAACCTGAGCGAAGCCACCACTGAGCTGGCCGGCGTAACGGTAACGGGCCGCGAGAATCCGGTGATCAACGCGGGCCGCACGGGCGCTGCTACCACTGTGCAGCGCGAGCAGATTGAGCGCCTGCCCACCATCAGCCGTTCCTTCGACGACTTCACCCGCCTCACGCCCCAGGCTAACGGCCAGAGTTTCGGCGGCCGCAACGGCGGCTACAACAACATCACCATCGACGGCGCCATCTTCAACAACTCCTTCGGCTTGTCGCCTACGGTAGGCGGCCAGGCCAATGCCCAGCCGATTTCGTTGGACGCCATCGACCAGATTCAGGTGAGCATCGCGCCCTACGACGTGCGCCAGGGCTCGTTTACGGGCGCTGGCATCAACGCCGTGACGCGCAGTGGCACCAACAAGTTCAGCGGCTCGCTCTACGGCTTCTACCGCAACCAGGACTTCGTGGGCAGCAAGGTGGGCGACTTCGAGCGCGACTTCCCCAACTTCAACCTCAAGAACTTCGGCTTCCGGGCCGGCGGCCCCATCATCAAGGACAAGCTGTTCTTCTTCGTGAATGCCGAGCAGGAAAAGCGCATCGACCCGCCGACCGGCAACTTCATTGCCAACCGCGACGGTGCCCCTGCGCCCGGCAGCAACTCCACCACGTCGGCCGCTTCGGTTCGCGACCTGGACATTCTGCGCAACTTCCTCCGCGACAACTACGGCTACGATGCCGGCGCCTACGAAAACTACGACCTGCGCTCCTTCAGCCGCAAGGCCACGGCCAAAATCGACTGGAACATCAGCGACCAGCACCGCTTCAGCGTGAAGTACAACTACCTGAAGTCGTACCGCGACGTGCCGCCGAGCGGTTCGGGCGCCATCGGGCCCGCCAACATTGGCCGCTCCCAATCGCAGTTCGGTCTGCCGTTCGCGTCGTCGTACTACGTCATCAACAACAACCTGAACTCGGTGATTGCCGAGCTGAACAGCACGTTCAGCACCCGCTTCGCCAACAACCTCACGGCTGGCTACTCGGCCTTCCGCGACTTCCGTGAGAGCCTGGGCGGCGGCAGCTTCCCGCTGGTTGACATTGGCACGGCTACCACCCGCACGGCGGCTGGCGGCGGCGTTTCGGCCGCCAACAACTACACCTCGTTTGGCTACGAGCCCTTCACGGCCAACAACGTGCTCAACTCCGACGTGTACCAGATCGGCGACAACTTCACGGCCTTCCTAGGTAAGCACAACGTGACGGTGGGCACCTACAACGAGTTCTACAAGTTCACCAACGGTTTCTCGCCTAACTACTACGGCGCCTATACCTTCAACGGCCTCGACGACTTCTACGCGGCGGCCCGCACCACGGCTGCTCCGCTGGGCTACACCCGCAACGCCGCCGGCGTGCCCGTAGCCAACACCACCGGCACTCTGGCTTTCCCGCAGCGCTACAATCTCTCGTACTCGGCCCTGCCCGATGGCTCGTTCCCTTTTGCGGTGACGAAAGCAGCCCAGCTGGGCCTCTACGTGCAGGATGAGTGGAGCCCGCTCGACAACCTGAAGGTGACGGCCGGCATCCGCGGCGACCTGCCGATCATCTACTCGGAAATTGCTCGCAACGAAAACGCGGCCAACCTGACGTTCCGCAACGGCGTGAAGCTGGAAACCGACAAGCTGCCCGACCGCAAAGTGCTGCTCTCGCCCCGTATCGGCTTCAACTGGGACGTGAACAACGACCAGAAAACGCAGGTGCGCGGCGGTACGGGTATTTTCACCGGCCGTATTCCGTTTGTGTGGCTGTCCAACCAAGCCGGCAACAACGGCGTGCAGTTTGGCTCTTTCTCCCGCAGCGGTGCCCAGGTTTCGGCGCCCACGGCCCTCAACTATTTCGACCCGAACGTGGATGCCTACCGCCCCAGCGGCGCGGCGCCCAACACCCAGTACAACCTGGCCGTAACCGCCCGCGACTTCAAGTTCCCGCAGGTATGGCGCTCCAACCTGGCCATCGACCAGGAGCTGCCCGGTGGCATCATCGGTACGCTGGAAGCCCTCTACACGCGTGACCTGAATGCCGTGTACTTCGAAAACGTGAACCTGCCTAACCCCGTGGGCCGCGCCAACGGCCCCGATAACCGGCCGATTTTCTACACGTTCGGTACGCCCAACGCCAGCGGCCTGTACACCGGCAGCGGCCTGATCCAGAACAACCGCATCTACAACGGCCAGGGCGGTGTGTCGCCGGCTAACCCCATCATCACGGACGCCATCCTGATGAAGAACACCAGCAAGGGCTATTCCTACACCCTCACTGGCCATCTGCAGAAGTCGTTCAGCAATGGCCTCTACGCCAGCGCCGCCTATACCTACACCGATTCGCGCTCCGTGAACGACGGCGGCAGCATCGCCCAGACCAACTGGCGCGACCGGCCCGTAGCCGGCGACCCCAACGACAACGTGCTGAGCTACTCCAACTTCCTGCAGCAGCACCGCGTCATTGCCTCGCTGTCGTACCGCCGCGAGTACCTGGAGCACCTGGGTACCACCATCTCCATGTTCTTTGAGGCCGCTCCGGCCGGCCGCTTCTCCTACACTTATGCCGGCGACATGAACGGCGACGGCTCGGGCGGCGCTGGCAACGACCTGATGTACATTCCACGCAACCAGAGCGAGATTGTGCTCCGCGATATTGCCATCCCGGCTAACCAGGGCGGTGGCACCTACACGGCTGCCCAGCAGTGGACCGACCTGAACGCCTACATCGAGCAGGACAAGTACCTGAGCAAGCGCCGCGGTGAGTACGCCGAGCGCAACGGCGCCGTGCGCCCCTGGCAGAACCGCCTCGACGTGCGGTTGCTGCAGGATATCTTCACCAACCTCGGCGAAAACAAGAACACCCTGCAGCTGAGCGTGGACGTGTTCAACTTCGGCAACTTGCTCAACCGTAACTGGGGCACCTTCCAGACGGCCAACGTGTCGAACCCGTTGTCCTTCGCCGGCTACGACCAGCAGGGGCGCCCCAACTTCACGTATCCGTACCTGACCAACCCGAGCATCGTTACGCCGGCTTCGGGTACTACGCCAGCCGTAGTGTCGCCGGGCGTGCCGCTCACCAAGACTTTCCGCAACGAAACCGGTGGTCTGGGCTCGCGCTGGCAGGCCCAGGTGGGTGTGCGCTATATCTTCAACTAA
- a CDS encoding C40 family peptidase, producing MMALVGWLAGCSAPKKVNYRNGRYHSARDMARIKAEERRRGGRPMAKSKSKATTPSGKAKIVTKHRSTPANASRAIVTVIETARSFQGTPYKYGGTSRLGMDCSGLLYNAFAAIDVAIPRSSNEQAIWGTPVRPQDLKAGDLVFFGASPGSSTITHVGLVTEATPEGVQFIHASSSSGVVENSLETDYYLSRYIKAVRPVL from the coding sequence ATGATGGCGCTGGTAGGCTGGCTGGCCGGCTGCAGCGCCCCCAAGAAAGTAAACTACCGCAACGGCCGCTACCACTCGGCCCGCGACATGGCCCGCATCAAGGCCGAGGAACGCCGCCGTGGCGGCCGGCCGATGGCCAAATCCAAGTCCAAGGCTACCACGCCTTCCGGCAAAGCCAAAATCGTGACCAAGCACCGCAGCACGCCGGCCAATGCCAGCCGCGCCATCGTCACGGTCATCGAAACGGCCCGCTCTTTTCAGGGCACTCCTTATAAGTACGGCGGCACCTCGCGCCTGGGCATGGACTGCTCGGGCCTGCTCTACAATGCCTTTGCCGCCATTGATGTGGCCATTCCGCGTTCCAGCAACGAGCAGGCCATCTGGGGTACCCCCGTGAGGCCGCAGGATCTTAAGGCCGGGGATTTGGTATTTTTCGGAGCCTCGCCGGGCAGCAGCACCATCACGCACGTGGGTCTGGTGACGGAAGCCACGCCGGAAGGCGTGCAATTTATTCACGCATCCAGTTCGTCAGGAGTTGTGGAAAACAGTCTGGAAACCGACTACTACTTAAGCCGCTACATCAAAGCAGTACGGCCCGTATTGTAG
- a CDS encoding TonB-dependent receptor: MKHQRLLHLLVLLLTLLSARTGWSQGATTSAMNGVITDKEGSGLPGATVIAVHTPTNTQYVAPTNSEGRYNIQNMRVGGPYSVRITFVGYKDANREGIFLTLGQNLRLDINLSEATTELAGVTVTGTQDRVISAGRTGAETTISREQIQRLPTLNRSLQDFVRVSPQSNGGGSSSIGGSNNRYNNITIDGAVNNDVFGLAPTGTPGGQSGTQPISLDAVQEIQVVVAPYDVTLGNFTGGGVNAVTRSGTNDISASIYGFGRNQRIVGKSITEPRTKAADFYNYQTGARVGGAIVRDKVFFFANAEISRRNEPLGFVPGASDSRIDLNVINTIAATAAERYGYNVGDFGNLTRRTESTKIFGRLDFNLSDNHQLTVRHNFIDAFDDNITRSSTQMRFGSNAYKFNNVTNSTVAELNSRFGATSNKLLLSYSRIRDTRDVPGSLFPTFEITEAGNRYTFGTERSSGFNELDQDILELTDNVTRAVGKHTFTLGTHNEFFKFRNLFINNGVGYYQFNTLADFTAATPRVNRLQAAYARADNGEAKFSAMQFGVYLQDQYSPAENLRLTLGARLDVPFFFDKPGFNQGVTDQFGPNIRTDNVPNGQLLFAPRAGFNWDVNNDAQIQVRGGTGIFTGRVPFVWISNSFTNSGLIQGAVDARPIGTAPNITYPPVVTDPTQIPTVFSTAPYSPVRTSEINVLEKDFKLPQVWRTNLAVDFRLPGDVVATLEGIYSKTLNDIYYRNINLVAPTGRLIGPDQRPTYPTARQVNGTNYTNVLLLDNTNKGYRYNGTVQLQKNFTNGLNTSAAYTYGMSKEVNSGASSTALSNWQFNQVQYDPNNPELGFSRNDQRHRVLLTGGYTFKYAGDKLATNISAIYEGLAGAPIAYVYGQGGRDLNNDGAFTNDLIYIPRDARDANEINIVTSGTTDTRTVAQIREQLEAFIQNDPYLRNHRGQIAERFAARTPWSHQVDIRIAQDFNFTAGDKKNTIQVSFDIQNVGNLLNKDWGRQYSVPNNAVELLRPETTGANNVRPSFSFPATFAANGNRGYDFAPFASRWQGQLGVRYIFN; this comes from the coding sequence ATGAAACACCAACGTTTACTCCATCTTCTGGTGCTGTTGCTGACGCTGCTGTCGGCACGCACTGGTTGGAGCCAGGGTGCCACTACCTCCGCCATGAACGGGGTTATCACGGACAAAGAAGGCTCGGGCTTGCCCGGCGCTACGGTTATTGCCGTGCACACGCCTACCAACACGCAGTACGTAGCGCCTACTAACTCCGAGGGCCGCTACAACATCCAGAACATGCGCGTGGGTGGGCCGTATTCGGTTCGCATCACGTTCGTGGGCTACAAGGATGCAAACCGGGAAGGTATCTTCCTGACGCTGGGCCAGAACCTGCGTCTCGACATCAACCTGAGCGAAGCCACCACTGAACTGGCCGGCGTAACGGTGACCGGTACCCAGGACCGCGTAATCAGCGCAGGCCGCACGGGTGCTGAAACCACCATTTCGCGCGAGCAGATCCAGCGTCTGCCCACGCTGAACCGCAGCCTGCAGGACTTCGTGCGCGTGTCGCCGCAGTCGAACGGTGGCGGTAGCAGCTCTATCGGTGGCTCCAACAACCGCTACAACAACATCACCATCGACGGCGCCGTGAACAACGACGTATTCGGTCTGGCTCCTACGGGTACGCCCGGTGGCCAGTCGGGCACGCAGCCAATCTCGCTGGACGCTGTACAGGAAATCCAGGTAGTAGTTGCGCCTTATGACGTAACGCTGGGTAACTTCACCGGCGGTGGCGTAAACGCTGTAACGCGTTCCGGTACCAACGACATTTCGGCTTCGATCTACGGCTTCGGCCGCAACCAGCGCATCGTAGGCAAAAGCATCACGGAGCCCCGCACCAAAGCGGCCGACTTCTACAACTACCAGACTGGTGCCCGCGTAGGTGGCGCCATCGTGCGCGACAAGGTGTTCTTCTTTGCCAACGCTGAAATCAGCCGCCGCAACGAGCCCCTGGGCTTCGTGCCCGGTGCTTCCGATTCGCGCATCGACCTGAACGTTATCAACACCATTGCTGCTACTGCTGCTGAGCGCTACGGCTATAACGTGGGCGACTTCGGTAACCTCACGCGCCGCACGGAAAGCACCAAAATCTTCGGTCGTCTGGACTTCAACCTTTCCGACAACCACCAGCTTACGGTACGCCACAACTTCATTGATGCCTTCGACGACAACATCACTCGTTCGTCGACGCAAATGCGTTTTGGTAGCAATGCCTACAAATTCAACAACGTAACGAACAGCACGGTAGCGGAACTCAACAGCCGTTTCGGCGCTACTTCCAACAAGTTGCTGCTCAGTTACTCGCGTATCCGCGACACCCGTGACGTACCCGGCTCACTGTTCCCGACCTTCGAAATTACTGAAGCAGGCAACCGCTATACTTTCGGTACGGAGCGTAGCTCGGGTTTCAACGAGCTTGACCAAGATATCCTCGAACTCACCGACAACGTAACCCGCGCCGTTGGCAAGCACACCTTCACGCTGGGCACGCACAACGAGTTCTTCAAGTTTCGCAACCTGTTCATCAACAACGGGGTGGGCTACTACCAGTTCAACACGCTGGCTGACTTCACGGCTGCTACGCCCCGCGTAAACCGCCTGCAGGCTGCCTACGCCCGCGCCGATAACGGCGAAGCCAAGTTCAGCGCTATGCAGTTCGGTGTATATCTGCAGGATCAGTACTCACCCGCTGAAAACCTGCGTCTGACGCTGGGTGCTCGTCTGGATGTGCCGTTCTTCTTCGACAAGCCTGGCTTCAACCAAGGTGTAACGGACCAGTTCGGTCCTAACATCCGCACCGACAATGTGCCGAACGGCCAGTTGCTGTTCGCTCCCCGCGCTGGTTTCAACTGGGACGTAAACAACGACGCCCAGATTCAGGTGCGTGGTGGTACGGGTATCTTCACCGGTCGTGTACCGTTCGTGTGGATTTCCAACAGCTTCACCAACAGCGGCCTGATCCAGGGTGCAGTGGATGCTCGCCCAATCGGCACGGCTCCTAACATCACCTACCCGCCCGTAGTAACCGACCCAACGCAGATTCCAACTGTTTTCTCAACGGCTCCTTACTCGCCGGTGCGGACTTCGGAAATCAACGTACTGGAGAAGGATTTCAAACTGCCCCAGGTATGGCGTACCAACCTGGCCGTTGACTTCCGCCTGCCCGGCGACGTAGTGGCTACCCTGGAAGGTATCTACTCGAAGACCCTCAACGACATCTACTACCGCAACATCAACCTGGTGGCGCCAACCGGCCGCCTGATTGGCCCTGACCAGCGCCCGACGTATCCAACGGCCCGCCAGGTAAATGGCACGAACTATACCAACGTTCTGTTGCTCGACAACACCAACAAAGGCTACCGCTACAACGGTACCGTACAGCTGCAGAAAAACTTCACGAACGGTCTGAACACGTCGGCGGCTTATACCTATGGTATGTCGAAAGAGGTGAACAGCGGTGCTAGCAGCACGGCTCTCTCCAACTGGCAGTTCAACCAAGTGCAGTACGATCCTAACAACCCGGAGCTGGGCTTCTCGCGCAACGACCAGCGTCACCGCGTGTTGCTGACCGGTGGCTACACCTTTAAGTATGCTGGCGACAAACTGGCTACCAACATCTCGGCCATCTACGAAGGCCTGGCAGGTGCTCCGATTGCTTACGTATACGGCCAGGGTGGCCGCGACCTGAACAACGACGGCGCCTTCACCAACGACCTGATCTACATCCCTCGTGATGCCCGCGACGCCAACGAAATCAACATCGTGACCAGCGGCACGACCGATACGCGTACGGTAGCTCAGATCCGCGAGCAGTTGGAAGCCTTCATCCAGAACGACCCGTACCTGCGCAACCACCGCGGCCAGATTGCTGAGCGCTTTGCCGCCCGCACGCCTTGGTCGCATCAGGTGGATATCCGCATCGCGCAGGATTTCAACTTCACCGCCGGCGACAAGAAGAATACCATTCAGGTGAGCTTCGACATCCAGAATGTAGGCAATCTGCTCAACAAGGATTGGGGCCGTCAGTACTCGGTACCCAACAACGCTGTTGAGCTGCTGCGTCCGGAAACGACGGGTGCCAACAACGTGCGTCCTTCCTTCTCGTTCCCCGCTACGTTTGCCGCCAACGGCAACCGCGGCTACGACTTTGCTCCCTTCGCTTCGCGTTGGCAGGGTCAGCTGGGCGTACGCTACATCTTCAACTAA
- the cysK gene encoding cysteine synthase A, which yields MKFNSILDTIGRTPLLRLNKLFAHRPDVEVWVKLERANPGGSIKDRIALSMIEQAERDGILTPDSLIVEPTSGNTGVGLAMVAAVKGYKITLVMPESMSIERRRLMAAYGANLELTPREKGMKGAIEKAHELVRDTPGAWMPMQFDNPANIRVHVETTAQEILEDAPEGFDYYITGVGTGGHLTGVAEVLKPKFANLKVFAVEPEASPVISGCAPGPHPIQGIGAGFIPENLHTDVLDGTIQISQQEAFDMARRAAREEGILVGVSSGASLAAVAKKLDEVPQGGRILTFCYDTGERYLSVEGLFV from the coding sequence ATGAAATTCAACTCCATTCTGGATACCATCGGGCGCACGCCGCTGCTGCGCCTCAACAAGCTTTTTGCCCACCGCCCCGACGTGGAAGTGTGGGTGAAGCTGGAGCGCGCCAATCCCGGCGGCAGCATCAAAGACCGGATTGCCCTGAGCATGATCGAGCAGGCTGAGCGCGACGGCATCCTCACGCCCGACTCGCTGATTGTGGAGCCTACGTCCGGCAACACCGGCGTCGGCTTGGCCATGGTAGCCGCCGTGAAAGGCTATAAAATCACGCTGGTGATGCCCGAGTCGATGTCGATTGAGCGCCGCCGCCTGATGGCCGCTTACGGCGCCAACCTGGAGCTGACGCCGCGTGAGAAAGGCATGAAGGGCGCCATCGAGAAGGCCCACGAGCTGGTGCGCGACACGCCCGGCGCCTGGATGCCCATGCAGTTCGACAACCCGGCCAACATCCGCGTGCACGTGGAAACCACGGCCCAGGAAATTCTGGAAGATGCCCCTGAGGGCTTCGACTACTACATTACCGGTGTGGGCACCGGCGGCCACCTCACCGGCGTGGCCGAGGTACTGAAGCCGAAATTCGCCAACCTGAAAGTGTTTGCCGTGGAGCCGGAAGCCTCGCCCGTTATCAGCGGCTGCGCGCCGGGCCCCCACCCCATCCAAGGCATCGGCGCGGGCTTCATCCCCGAAAACCTGCACACCGACGTGCTGGACGGCACCATCCAGATTTCGCAGCAGGAAGCCTTCGATATGGCCCGCCGCGCGGCCCGCGAGGAAGGCATCCTGGTCGGCGTATCGTCGGGAGCTTCCCTGGCTGCCGTGGCCAAGAAGCTCGACGAAGTGCCGCAGGGTGGCCGCATCCTCACCTTCTGCTACGATACCGGCGAGCGGTACCTATCGGTGGAAGGCCTGTTCGTGTAG
- a CDS encoding MJ1255/VC2487 family glycosyltransferase, which yields MNILYGVPGEGMGHATRSKVIIAHLLAQGHEVSVVSSSRAYQLLARTFPGRVHEIRGFHLAYKDVVVSKARTAALTLRTAPESLLTNFRRYRNLPGAEQFDCVISDFESFSYLFARWKQLPVISIDNMQIISRARLDVAVPAEERGNFEVARGIVRAKLPRSHHYFVSTFFPLPVVRPATTLVPPIIRPEILAARPTTGSHVLVYQSATTQQGLVPLLQALPGQEFRVYGFNKEEHHGNVQLKAFSEQGFIEDLASARAVVTNGGFSLISEAVYLHKPICAVPIPAQFEQFLNAAQVQKLGYGRHFETLTPDNLKAFLYDLSGFETALSAYKQDGNQELFRQLDEALNAL from the coding sequence ATGAACATACTATACGGAGTGCCCGGCGAGGGAATGGGCCACGCCACCCGCAGCAAGGTGATAATTGCGCATCTGCTGGCGCAGGGGCACGAGGTGAGCGTGGTGAGCAGCAGCCGGGCGTACCAGCTGCTGGCGCGCACGTTTCCGGGCCGAGTGCACGAAATCCGGGGCTTTCATCTGGCCTATAAGGATGTGGTGGTGAGCAAAGCCCGCACCGCCGCCCTCACTCTACGCACCGCCCCCGAGAGCCTGCTCACCAACTTCCGCCGCTACCGCAACCTGCCCGGCGCCGAACAGTTTGACTGCGTGATTTCCGACTTCGAGTCGTTCAGCTACCTGTTTGCCCGCTGGAAGCAACTGCCGGTCATCAGCATCGACAATATGCAGATTATCAGTCGGGCACGGCTGGATGTGGCGGTGCCGGCTGAAGAGAGGGGCAACTTTGAAGTCGCCCGCGGGATTGTGCGGGCCAAGCTGCCGCGCAGCCACCATTACTTTGTCAGTACGTTTTTCCCGCTGCCGGTGGTGCGGCCGGCCACCACGCTGGTGCCGCCTATCATCCGGCCAGAGATTCTGGCGGCGCGCCCCACGACTGGCTCACACGTGCTGGTGTACCAGTCGGCCACCACGCAGCAGGGGCTGGTTCCGCTGCTGCAGGCGCTGCCGGGGCAGGAGTTTCGAGTGTACGGCTTCAACAAAGAGGAGCACCACGGCAACGTGCAGCTCAAGGCCTTCAGCGAGCAGGGCTTCATCGAAGACCTGGCCTCGGCCCGCGCCGTCGTCACCAACGGCGGCTTTTCACTGATCAGCGAAGCGGTGTACCTGCACAAGCCCATCTGCGCCGTGCCCATCCCCGCACAGTTCGAGCAGTTCCTCAACGCCGCCCAGGTACAAAAGCTAGGCTACGGCCGCCACTTCGAAACCCTGACTCCCGACAACCTGAAAGCGTTTCTCTACGACCTGTCCGGCTTCGAAACAGCCCTGAGCGCCTACAAGCAGGACGGCAACCAGGAACTGTTCCGACAGCTGGACGAAGCACTGAACGCGCTATAA